The genomic segment taattaataaacaaGATGATACTAAGATTGCAACAAGCCTTCAAGCATTGCATGACATTCAAAACAGATTCTTATCATGGGTACTATACTAAACAACTTTGTCATATTTTCTCAagacataaaataaatataaaatccgACGGACTGATAAGTGACCGTGTGTAAATTCAGAGATCTGCTCTCCCAGGGTATCTTGGGAATGGAATGACATCTCTAATGTTTTCCATACCGGTAGCAAAAAGAATCATTCGTTCAAAGCCTAGGCCAAAACCACTATGCTTCACTGTACCATAGCGGCGTAGGTCAAGATACCACTCATATGGTTCTAAAGGTAGACCCAATTCCAATATCCTGAGGCAAAGAAATCATTTATATCCATATAAGTGATCTAAGAAGAATATAAAAGGTTTAACTTGTGATCTGGCTTTATAAAGAGAAACAATTGGAAAatcaaatacatcaataaaGCCTACTACCTATCCCTGAGAACTTCATAATTCTCCTCTCTTTGGCTTCCACCAACAAGTTCTCCAACCTGATGAACACAATAATCCATTAAAGTATAAACTTATGATGTGCTTGTAGAAATTACGATTCAGATTGCTAAATGAAGAACATATAATTGAAAAAGAACCCACCTTGGGTACTAGCACATCCATAGCAGCAACAGTtttattgtcttcattgaccTTCATATAGAAAGCTTTAATAGCTTTGGGGTAGTTATAGACAATAACAGGTGCTTTGAATTTCTCTTCTGTCAAGTATCTGTTTGGGGGGGGGGGTCATCAAATGGAGTAGAATTCAGTTACTTAAACTGCAAGCTACGTGGAGAGAAGAAACAATTAACTGGTACTTACCTTTCATGTTCAGATGCCAAATCAATACCCCATTCTACTTTATTCTCGAATTTCCGAACTTTAGCAGCTTCCTCAAGAATGGCAACTGCTTCTGTGTAAGTTATTCTATGGAACTTGGATTTCGCAACCATTTCAAGCCGTTGGATGGCAGTTTTGTCAATAAACTTGGTCATGAATTCCATATCATCATAGCAGTTGTCAAGTAACCACTGACAGAGATATCTCACATATGCCTCTGCACAGTTCATATCGTCCTAAAAAAGCGTATCATCATTGTCAACTCCCATGCCAGTACACAACTTAAACCgtaaaaagataaaataaaatccaattACAGCAGAACAAAGCTTCACATAACTTCAAGTCTGATGTATAGGATTACAATATATAATATACATCAAGATTTAGACAGTTCGTCAACATGACGACCTTCAGCGCAGTTTCAATTTAAAGAGCAGAGGATATGTTGCACATTAAGATGAAGTATCTTTTTACTCAAACGCAAGCTTGATAAAGCATTTACAGGTGGCATACTATACCTCTATATTTGCAAATGCTATTTCAGGTTCCACCATCCAAAACTCAGCAAGATGTCTTGATGTGTGAGAGTTTTCCGCTCGAAATGTAGGCCCAAAGGTATATACACTACTGAGGGCACACGCATATGTTTCAACCTGCAGTTGCCCAGATACAGTCAAGAATGCTTGCCGGGCAAAAAATTCCTCTGAATAATCAATTTTTCCATCCTTCTTTGGAATGCCACTGCTAACCCTACATCTCTCAGCCAGATTTAACCTTTCATTTAGCTTTGAGAGATGCTCTTTCGCCTTAGTGAGCTCAGCGACAGCAGCACTAATTTTCTCCTTGCTTGCTTTAGCAGATTTTAGCTGCACGATAACTTCTCCTTTCTCCTTGACATCAAGTTCAGCAGCTGCCACATCAGTTTCTGAAGGCGGAGGGTTCTCTTTCAGCTCTTTCTCTAATTTCTCTGCTTCGCAGATTATTGTTGTGACTTGAAACATCTCCCCAGCACCCTCACAATCGCTGGTCGTAATAATGGGAGTATGAACATAAAGGAAACCATGTTTCTGAAAGAATGTGTGGGTAGCATATGCCAGAGCATTGCGAATTCTGGCAACTGCAGAAATCTAGACAACAAAGAGAGTATAACAATTCAAGTGAGAAAATATCAGTAGAGTAGATCATATTAAGGTATGatgttagcataaaaattaagttATTTGTGCAAGTAAAAAGAGGGATGTAACAACTAACAAGGTGTACTGATCCAGGAGTCCAATTTCTGATGCCACCCACAGCGTTCAACATTAATACTTCTCAAACAGCAATCATAAAAATAACCTAACAGAAGCAATTTAGATGTGCCTTAAATAGATAATTTTTTACAGGCATCATCTATTGAGTCAAAGCATGAGGACTGTCTTTACTACTTTGATACAAATAACTAACAGGACGACAGAAAAGCTATATGCGTGATGCAACATTTGACCCACTCCAGTAAGTTTGACTGATTTTTTCTTTGTCAAGTCCTACATGACCAAAATCATTTTGATCATCTGAACAGTGATGGAAAATGAAAAAGCAAGACAACTCCCATTTGTAAGCAGTGTTCTAAATGGCGGTCGAGGCGGTGCCTAGGCGGTAGGCGGCCCTCGACCGCACCGCCTATGCATGAGGCGGGTGTTTTAGGCGGTCCAAGCTATACGGCGTTAGGGAGGCGGGTCGAGGCGGCGAGCAGGCGGGTCGAGGCGGCGAGGCAGTCAAGATTTTTAAGCTATagtcaataattttaaaaatttagtcaacaattttaaaaacctagtcaaagtcaactaattttaaatattaaaacccTAACACAACTcactttctttattttatttttggttttaaTTCTAAACTCTTAACTCTCAACCACCACACACAATCCGCCCGCCGCCGCAATGATGAGAGGATCATGGATGAAGTAGATGGTTCATatgtagatgatttggaagattagttatgtttagtctattaattgttttaatgatggataattgattgaaactttgaaatttaaacttagttttttggtaataataattatattacttcGTTAGCATAATAGCATTAATATGATGAAGAATATTTGAGATTTAAGGAAGGGTATGTTATTAGTTTAGATCTAACCAATTTGATAAATTACTTCGAAGAAACTCTCATCAAACTAGCACTAGTTTGATGAGAGTTCCTTcggaaacaaaaaaaataaagtcaAAATAATTTGGGGTATTCTCTCAATTCCAATAAAATTAAATCGGATGAAGTATGAGTTGGCGATCAGAACATATATGGATAGAACTTATAACGGGGTCTCGAAAACTAAGTAATTTTTTATAGGCCCTTATCGTTTTTTTAGGTTCATTAGGCTATAAAAAAGttacttaaaaaaattaaaccgCCTGGGCACCGCCGAGGCAGTAGACGGTCACCGACCGCCCCGCCACCGCCACTGCCTCCCGCCATTTACAACCTTGTCTGTAagcataatttaaatttaaaaataatgggAAACTCCAACAAATGAGCATCCGAATGAAAGTGACAACACCAAGTACAATAGTAAGATTAAACACATTTAGGCagtaaaataaaatgtacatAAACTATCCACGCCTTtcccaaaatattttttcagaaaACATCTAGCCTTTCATTTCCTAACTCAAAAACAATAAAACCCGATGCTGCAAAATCTAGCTGGAGACTCTCTATCACCCAACAACAAAACATGAAGAATTTACAACAGCAATGACAGAAGTTAATTGACCGGGATAACTTAA from the Primulina eburnea isolate SZY01 chromosome 3, ASM2296580v1, whole genome shotgun sequence genome contains:
- the LOC140825891 gene encoding LOW QUALITY PROTEIN: asparagine--tRNA ligase, cytoplasmic 1-like (The sequence of the model RefSeq protein was modified relative to this genomic sequence to represent the inferred CDS: inserted 2 bases in 1 codon); this translates as MSDASAPPPAXDKLDISDAGVREAEFSQRVLIRSILNRPDMGAGLAGQRVRIGGWVKTGREQGKGAFAFLEVNDGSCPGNLQVIVEADVYKLSDVVSTGTCIHVEGELHLPPEGVKQKIELKVKKVFDVGTVDAGKYPLPKTKLTLEFLRDVMHLRPRTNTISAVARIRNALAYATHTFFQKHGFLYVHTPIITTSDCEGAGEMFQVTTIICEAEKLEKELKENPPPSETDVAAAELDVKEKGEVIVQLKSAKASKEKISAAVAELTKAKEHLSKLNERLNLAERCRVSSGIPKKDGKIDYSEEFFARQAFLTVSGQLQVETYACALSSVYTFGPTFRAENSHTSRHLAEFWMVEPEIAFANIEDDMNCAEAYVRYLCQWLLDNCYDDMEFMTKFIDKTAIQRLEMVAKSKFHRITYTEAVAILEEAAKVRKFENKVEWGIDLASEHERYLTEEKFKAPVIVYNYPKAIKAFYMKVNEDNKTVAAMDVLVPKVGELVGGSQREENYEVLRDRILELGLPLEPYEWYLDLRRYGTVKHSGFGLGFERMILFATGMENIRDVIPFPRYPGRADL